One Pseudomonadota bacterium genomic window, GTCGCTGAGCTGATGACGGTGTCGGTCATTGAGGGGCCTTTGCTCTATCCTGCATATAGCCGGGAATGGTGGGATGAACGGCATGGGGGTCACGGCCCCGCAAGACGCCCGATTGTTCAATAATTTCGGCGACGGCTTCTTCCTGGCGATACGCCATCAGATGAATGCCTGCAACCCC contains:
- a CDS encoding methylenetetrahydrofolate reductase — its product is GVAGIHLMAYRQEEAVAEIIEQSGVLRGRDPHAVHPTIPGYMQDRAKAPQ